The window GGCGATGCAACTCGACGAATTGACCATCGAAAAAGCTGCCAAAGAAATGGCAGGCAACTGGCGAGACTTCCATTGCTTCGTTTGGTTCCGTGACAAGGAACTCGAAGACCCTGACGCCTGGGCCATCGTTTACACCAGCAATCGGGACAGCGGCCTACTCGACCACTCGAATGCCCAGGTCATTGCCCAGGCACTTGAGCCATTCACCGAGGCCGACGATCCCGACGTGGTGGTCGAGAGCCATTCGCATTGGGCAGTCGGTCACGTCGATGGCTTTTCAATTCGAGTTTTTCGCAATGGCCAAATCACCGAGGCGTTCAAGGTCTACCACGAACTGGCCCAGCAGATGGCCGACTACCCGATTCTCGATGAGTCCGATTATTCGGAGCGCGAACTCGATGCGACGTTTGAAAATCTGCCGCTCGCAGCATGGCGATTGAAGAACGACTACGAGTTGCCCGAGGGCTGGGAGCCGGAAGTTTATTCCTGGCTCTCCGACCATCGCTGCTCCGCTCTGGAGAACACCGACGATCAAGGCGGCTACCCGGACGAGGAAGACCTTGAAGCCGCCTTCGACGCACTTGGCTATCAGCAAACGAATTGAGGGAACGCGATCATGGGTTGGCTTTTCACCCACGGCAGCACGTTGAAATCGCAGATACGGCATCTTTCCGAGGGCTGGGAGCGCCAACTCCCGGACGGCACAAACGTCGAGACGACCTGCCTTGCGCATTGCTACCGAGGCGGTTCGTTCAGCGGCAATTTGTGGTCGGTTTGGGAACGAACATTTGTGCGTGACGGCCAAGAAACTCAGCCTGCCGAACGATGGATCACGCTCTGCTTGCTCAATTATCAGACCGGCTACGGTTGGGGCTACAAGGACATGGAAGAGGCGAGTGGCCCTTACTTCTACTCGTGTCCGCTGAAGTATTTGGGTAAGCGCGCACCAGGGCCATTCTTGAAGCGGAGGCTAAGCTGTCGGGGTAACGAGGCGTTCTCGAATCCCAACAGGAGCGCGGAGGATGGCACGGCAAGCAGATGAGTCGAAGCGAAAGTTATGGCAGCGGCGGTCACGGGAGTTTGATTGCGGCAGCGAAACGGTCGCTGATTTCTGCGACCGCGTGGGGGTGTCGGTCGCGACCTTTTATGTATGGCGGCGCAAGTTGAAGGCGGCTCTGCAGCCCACACGCACGCCGACGCCTGCTGCTGGTTCGGCGCCTGTGCGGCCCGCAACGCCAGCGCGTCGACGTCGGGTCACAAGGGAGGCCACGGCCGCCGGCATGACCTTTCTGCCGGTCGCAGTCAGCGGCGGAGCCGGGGTCGAGGTCTGGCTGGCGGATGGCACGCGCGTGAGCGTGCCCTGCCACGAGCGGGGCGCCCTGCGGACAGTGATCGCCGCCCTGCTGCGTGCGTCGCGTGGCCATCGCCAGACGGAGCAGCGCGGATGTTGAGTCTGCCGCCGGGCGTCCAGGTGTTCATGGCGGTCGAGCCGGTGGACATGAGAAAGAGTTTTGATGGTTTGAGCGCAGCGGTGCAGGCGGTCTTCGCGCGCGATGTGCTCGACGGCCACTTGTTCTTGTTTCTCAATCGGCGCCGCGACCGGTTGAAGGTTCTGTGGTGGGATCGAGATGGTCTCGCGATTTTTTGCAAACGGCTGGAGGGTGGGACCTACGAAATTCCACCGTCGGCGGCCGATACCAAGCAACTGCGGCTGGACGCTACGCAACTGGCGCTGTTATTGGGCGGCGTGCAGTTGGACTCGGTGCGGCATCGCCGCCGTTACCAGCCGCCGCGCTCGGCAGCCGGTTGAACAAATCCAAAGATTTGTTCGGGCCGCTTGTAACCAACGGTCGGCCAGCGACAATCCTTGGCATGCAGGACGCGCATGCCTTTCCGGATGATCTGGCCGCTTGCCAGGCGTTGCTCATTGAGCAGGCTCGGGCCTTGATCGATCTGCGAGCCACGCGCGAGCAGCTTTCGCACGAGAACGAAGAGCTGACGCTGGCGATTCAAAAGCTGCTGTCGCGTTTGTATGGCCGGCGGAGCGAGCGGCACGCGGACGACCCGGCGCAGCAGCGGCTCGATTTTGAGCATGCTGCCGGGGGCGACGATCCGGATGTGCAAGACGGCCTGGCCGACGCCGCGGCCGAAGCCCAGCGGCTGGTCGATCAGCATGTGCTCGGCCGCCGCGCCAAGCCGCGAAAGCTTCGCAATGAACAACTGCCGGCCCATCTGCCGCGTTACGAAGTCACGGCCGAAGTGCCGCCGCATCAGCAGCACTGCCAAGAGCACGGCGCGCGGCAAGTCATTGGCTACGACGTGACCGAGACGCTGGAGTTCGAGCGGCCGAAGCTGCGCGTGCGCGTGACGAAGTATCCCAAGCTGGCCTGCCCGGGCCAGCCGCAGTGCGGTGTGGCCCAGCCGCCGCGGCCGGCCAGCCTGGTGGAAGGCAACCGCTACGACACGGGCATCGCCGCCGAGATCGTCACCGCCAAGTATGCCTATCACCTGCCGACCTACCGGCAGCAGGACTGGTTCGCCGGCAGTGGCTGGATGCCCGGCCGTTCGACGCTGTTGAACATCATGGCTAGCTCGGCCTACGTGCTGGAGCCGCTGTATCTGCACTATGCCGACTGGGTGCGCACTTCGCCGGTGATCCCGACCGACGAAACGAGCGTGATGCTGCTCCTGCCGCCGGAGATTCCCGCCGCGCGCGACGACCCGAAATCGCAGCAGATCCACGAAGTGCTCAGCGCCGCGCGGGCAGCGAATAAATCGCACGTGTCGGCCCGGATGTGGGTTTACCGCAGCTTGGGCGCCGCGGGGGCCAACGTGTTCGACTTCCAGGTCTCGCGGCGCCGGGATGGCCCGCAAGAGTTCTTGCGAAACTACACGGGCACGCTGCTGGGCGACTGTTACGCGGGCTTCGAGTCGATCGTGCTGGCCAGCGACAGCCGTATCGTGCGCGCGGCCTGCCATGCTCACGCGCGGCGCAAGCTCTTCGAGGCGCGCCAGTACCATCCGCTGGAGGTGCCGCAGTTGCTGGCCTGGTACCGGCAGTTATACGACGTCGAGGACCAGGCCCGCGGT is drawn from Pirellulales bacterium and contains these coding sequences:
- a CDS encoding IS66 family transposase, which codes for MQDAHAFPDDLAACQALLIEQARALIDLRATREQLSHENEELTLAIQKLLSRLYGRRSERHADDPAQQRLDFEHAAGGDDPDVQDGLADAAAEAQRLVDQHVLGRRAKPRKLRNEQLPAHLPRYEVTAEVPPHQQHCQEHGARQVIGYDVTETLEFERPKLRVRVTKYPKLACPGQPQCGVAQPPRPASLVEGNRYDTGIAAEIVTAKYAYHLPTYRQQDWFAGSGWMPGRSTLLNIMASSAYVLEPLYLHYADWVRTSPVIPTDETSVMLLLPPEIPAARDDPKSQQIHEVLSAARAANKSHVSARMWVYRSLGAAGANVFDFQVSRRRDGPQEFLRNYTGTLLGDCYAGFESIVLASDSRIVRAACHAHARRKLFEARQYHPLEVPQLLAWYRQLYDVEDQARGQAPEAVLTLRQQLSVPIMGRLRVWLDSDAARQVLPKSPLGEAVRYLNNQWEALSVFLDDGRVPIDNNETEQLMKQVATGRKNWLFIGSVEAGYRAAILMTIVSTAHRYHLDIWLYLKDVLDQLLRGERDLASLRADRWAVEHPAAIRPYRVDEVRYRAESKTVRRAHRRLGQRHRSGQS
- the tnpB gene encoding IS66 family insertion sequence element accessory protein TnpB (TnpB, as the term is used for proteins encoded by IS66 family insertion elements, is considered an accessory protein, since TnpC, encoded by a neighboring gene, is a DDE family transposase.) — its product is MLSLPPGVQVFMAVEPVDMRKSFDGLSAAVQAVFARDVLDGHLFLFLNRRRDRLKVLWWDRDGLAIFCKRLEGGTYEIPPSAADTKQLRLDATQLALLLGGVQLDSVRHRRRYQPPRSAAG